A window of the Juglans microcarpa x Juglans regia isolate MS1-56 chromosome 5D, Jm3101_v1.0, whole genome shotgun sequence genome harbors these coding sequences:
- the LOC121264433 gene encoding mediator of RNA polymerase II transcription subunit 33A-like isoform X3 — translation MLSYSQVVRPVNFNGLLQRLQFLEASELVSPHLNSANQLLAKLSANIQRVMGFEYQLNRSQLIGSLLDIASCKPMSCFHSQFGQSACWAPFDIYMENAMDGKQLPIKSAVDVLTETIKTLQAFNQASWQETFLALWLSALRLVQRERDPPEGPIPRLEARLCVLLSIVPLAITNVLEDEAKLRHSSIAGATFTGSVESGYGHKMNGKGCASRKDGLISSLQILGHFSGLLCPPLLVTDAANTAARKAASFITNAKNQRDIIRGGSLVDASIKAGGNMRHLIVEACIARNLIDTSAYIWPGYVSAPISSLSDSSSHDKSPWLMFMEGAPLNGSLIDYLIMNPASSLAEIEKLFSIALNGSEEEKSAAAKILCGASLSRGWNIQEHVVRFVVKLLSPPIPPSHTGPGSHLVDYMSMLCALLFGASSIDTVHILSLHGAVPEVAASLMPLCEVFGSLKPASRNKSSKDDEPSIYMVFSFAFLYLLRLWKFYRPPLEQCISERGVAVRGELTLEYLLLLRNRSISSCQVETYSNPNQSEPASGKPIYIDSYPRLRAWYCQNKSCIASTLAGLSSGNPVHQVANKILSMIYWKMTKSAASSGNSSTPNSSSACGSPGSTGEDAYQRPVLPAWEVLEAIPFVLEAILTACAHGRLSSRDLTTGLRDLVDFLPASLAAIVSYFSAEVTRGIWKPVAMNGKDWPSPAAILPSMESEIKAILAAVGVDAPSCSTGNSPIMLPLPMAALVSLTITFKLDKSLEYIHSVAGLALEHCASGCPWPSMHIIGSLWAQKIRRWHNFIVVSSSRSIFRQNKEAIAQLLRSCFTSFLGSLDISTSSLSNQSSVNGLLGSTISAGGGGPSVAPGFLFLRSCRTIHNVHYVSDVIVGLVAEYARNLASRWASMDSPRLKSSQASLSTASVRAREVATLGASLLCVTGGVQLVQELFRNTIPTWLISSRKQKLHKVSAVSRIVEGYAMAYLLILSGAIVWGVEAKLTTCAFSRRACVVGVHMDFLAGVLEGNISLGCDPATWKAYLSCLVGLMVRFAPAWIQEVKQETLRKLACGLRGWHECELAISLLERGGTAAVGSVAELLNVIS, via the exons ATGCTATCCTACTCTCAAGTGGTTAG GCCTGTGAATTTCAATGGCCTCCTACAGAGGCTCCAGTTTCTTGAAGCTAGTGAATTGGTATCCCCACATCTGAATTCAGCAAATCAATTATTGGCAAAATTATCTGCCAACATCCAGAGAGTGATGGGCTTTGAGTACCAGTTAAACAGGAGCCAGCTTATTGGATCGCTTCTTGATATTGCGTCATGTAAGCCAATGTCTTGCTTCCACTCTCAATTTGGTCAGTCTGCTTGTTGGGCTCCTTTTGATATTTACATGGAGAATGCAATGGATGGGAAACAACTCCCTATCAAATCTGCTGTTGATGTACTTACAG AGACAATTAAGACGCTCCAAGCATTTAACCAGGCAAGCTGGCAAGAGACCTTCTTGGCACTCTGGCTTTCAGCCCTTCGGCTTGTACAACGA GAACGTGATCCTCCAGAAGGTCCAATTCCACGTCTTGAGGCTCGTCTTTGTGTCCTTTTGTCTATTGTCCCTTTGGCAATCACTAATGTTTTGGAGGATGAGGCAAAGTTGCGTCACTCTTCTATTGCAGGAGCTACTTTTACTGGATCTGTTGAGTCTGGGTATGGACAtaaaatgaatggaaagggCTGTGCGTCAAGGAAAGATGGACTGATTTCCTCTCTTCAGATCCTTGGACACTTTTCTGGCCTCCTATGCCCTCCTTTATTGGTCACTGATGCAGCTAATACTGCAGCTAGAAAAGCAGCTAGTTTCATTACTAATGCCAAGAATCAAAGGGACATTATACGTGGAGGCAGTCTTGTTGATGCTTCTATAAAAGCAG GAGGCAACATGAGACACCTCATAGTGGAAGCTTGCATTGCAAGAAATTTAATTGACACGTCAGCATATATTTGGCCCGGTTATGTGTCTGCGCCAATAAGCTCATTGTCAGATTCATCATCACATGACAAATCTCCTTGGTTAATGTTTATGGAAGGAGCGCCATTAAATGGCTCTCTAATAGATTACCTTATCATGAATCCTGCTTCTAG TTTAGCAGAGATAGAGAAGTTATTTAGTATAGCATTAAATGGGTCAGAGGAGGAGAAGTCAGCAGCGGCAAAGATTCTATGTGGTGCATCACTTTCTCGTGGATGGAACATTCAG GAACATGTGGTGCGGTTTGTGGTCAAGCTTCTTTCTCCTCCAATTCCTCCTAGTCATACTGGACCAGGGAGTCACTTAGTTGATTATATGTCCATGTTATGTGCTCTTCTTTTTGGAGCTTCCTCTATTGATACTGTTCATATTCTTTCTTTGCATGGTGCG GTCCCTGAAGTTGCTGCTTCATTAATGCCACTTTGTGAGGTCTTTGGGTCACTAAAACCTGCATCAAGGAACAAATCAAGCAAGGATGATGAGCCCTCAATTTacatggttttttcttttgcatttctGTATCTTCTTCGTCTGTGGAAATTCTACAGGCCCCCTCTTGAGCAATGCATTTCAGAGCGAGGGGTAGCAGTTCGAGGTGAGCTCACTTTGGAGTATCTTCTGTTATTACGCAATCGCAGCATTTCCTCTTGTCAGGTTGAAACATACAGCAATCCAAACCAGTCTGAGCCAGCATCAGGAAAACCTATATATATTGATTCTTATCCAAGATTACGAGCATGGTATTGTCAAAACAAATCTTGTATAGCCTCCACACTTGCTGGCCTCTCTAGTGGAAATCCTGTTCACCAAGTTGCTAATAAGATCTTAAGTATGATTTACTGGAAAATGACAAAAAGTGCTGCCTCATCCGGTAACTCTTCAACACCAAATAGCAGCAGTGCATGTGGATCTCCCGGAAGTACTGGAGAAGATGCTTATCAGAGGCCCGTGCTCCCTGCGTGGGAGGTGTTGGAAGCCATTCCTTTTGTTCTTGAGGCAATTTTAACTGCTTGTGCCCATGGAAGACTTTCATCTCGGGATTTGACTACAG GCCTAAGAGACCTTGTCGATTTTCTGCCTGCATCTCTTGCTGCAATTGTTAGTTACTTCTCTGCAGAAGTTACTCGTGGCATATGGAAACCAGTTGCAATGAATGGAAAGGATTGGCCCAGTCCAGCAGCAATCCTTCCGTCAATGGAGTCTGAAATAAAAGCAATACTTGCTGCTGTGGGTGTTGATGCTCCAAGCTGTTCTACTG GGAATTCACCTATAATGCTTCCCCTACCAATGGCGGCCCTTGTCAGTTTAACCATTACTTTTAAACTCGACAAGAGTCTGGAGTACATCCATTCAGTTGCTGGGCTGGCCTTGGAGCACTGTGCATCTGGTTGTCCTTGGCCTAGCATGCACATAATTGGATCTCTATGGGCTCAAAAGATTCGACGCTGGCATAATTTCATTGTTGTATCATCATCCCGCTCTATATTCAGACAAAACAAAGAAGCTATTGCCCAGCTACTGAGAAGTTGCTTCACTTCATTCCTTGGATCGCTCGAcatatcaacttcttcattGAGTAACCAAAGTAGTGTGAATGGTCTTTTGGGCAGCACTATCTCTGCGGGTGGTGGTGGTCCTTCTGTTGCACCTGGATTTCTGTTCCTGCGCTCTTGTCGAACAATACACAATGTCCACTATGTAAGTGACGTTATTGTAGGGCTTGTAGCAGAGTATGCGAGGAATTTAGCTTCCAGATGGGCAAGCATGGACTCCCCTCGTTTGAAGTCTAGTCAAGCATCATTATCCACTGCCTCTGTTAGGGCAAGGGAGGTGGCAACGCTAGGTGCAAGCCTACTATGTGTGACAGGTGGGGTTCAGCTAGTCCAAGAACTCTTCAGGAACACCATTCCGACATGGCTGATATCGTCAAGGAAACAGAAACTTCACAAGGTGAGTGCGGTGTCCCGTATAGTAGAGGGGTATGCCATGGCATATCTGTTGATATTGTCCGGGGCCATTGTATGGGGTGTGGAGGCGAAACTGACAACATGTGCATTTTCTAGAAGGGCCTGCGTGGTTGGGGTCCATATGGACTTCTTGGCTGGGGTATTGGAGGGAAACATATCACTTGGCTGTGATCCCGCCACTTGGAAAGCTTATCTCTCTTGTTTAGTTGGTTTAATGGTGCGTTTCGCTCCGGCATGGATTCAAGAAGTGAAGCAGGAGACATTGAGGAAATTGGCCTGTGGATTGAGAGGATGGCATGAATGTGAGCTGGCTATTTCTCTGCTTGAAAGAGGTGGAACTGCAGCCGTAGGATCTGTTGCCGAGTTATTGAATGTAATTAGTTGA